The Dreissena polymorpha isolate Duluth1 chromosome 4, UMN_Dpol_1.0, whole genome shotgun sequence region CCCGCTGGGTACTAACAGCCCTACAGGACACGGTCACATGGGCACGAATGAAATTCAAACCCAAGAAGTCAAGGAGCCTGATCATCAAGAAGGGAAAGGTCACCAAAAGATTCACTCTACAGGTGCAAGGGGAAGACATTCCATCCATTATTGACAGTCCAGTCAAGTGCATCGGCAAGTGGTACGACGCCAGCCTGAAGGACACTAACAACATCACTAGAGTCAAAAACCAGCTCCAAGATGACCTGAAGCTTATAGACCAGACAGGACTCCCGGGCAAGTTTAAGGCATGGCTCTACCAACATGGGTTACTACCTAGGCTTATGTGGCCCCTTATGCTGTACGAGATAGCTACGACCACTGTAGAAGGATTCGAGAGAGTGATCAACCGGCATCTCCGGAGATGGCTTGGTGTCCCTCCTAGTTTCACCAGCATTGGACTGTATGGCAGAACCAACCAACTTCAACTCCCAATGACCTCACTAGTTGAAGAGTTCAAGGTTGCCAAAGGAAGACTGGTGGTAACCCTCAAAGAGTCATAAGATGACATGATTTGGAAGGCAGGCATCGAGACACGCACAGGGCGAAAGTGGTCAGCAAGCCAGGCAGTAGCCCAGGCAGAAAGCAggctacgacacaaagacatcATAGGCACCACAGCTATAGGAAGACAAGGCCTGGGCAGTTCAAAACCACAACGCTGGAGCACTGCCGGTAAGAAAGAAAGAAGCCAAATGGTTCAGTATGAGATCAGGCTTTCAGAAGAGGAAGACAGGCGCGCCAGAGCAGTCGGGATGGGAGGGCACTGCGCATGGACACAATGGCAGACCACAGAAAGACACCTGACATGGGTAGACATTTGGCACTACGAACCACTACGACTCAAATTCCTACTGAGATCCGTATATGATCTGCTGCCATCTCCAGTCAATCTACACAGATGGGGGATAGTGGAAGACCCAAAGTGTCAGCTGTGCGACAAACCAGGAACCATGCAGCACACCCTCTCATCTTGCCAGACAGCGCTAACACAAGGCCGCTACAGATGGAGGCACGACACAGTCCTCAAGGAGCTAGCAGACATACTAGAGCGGGAGAGAAGGAAGACAAGACCTACCAACAAGAAGGCAGTACCAACAATCAAATTCgtcaaggaaggacaaactgccaAGAAGGCAAGAACCGCAGCAACATCTATCCTTGATGAATCAGAGCGTTGGGAGATGAAGGTCGACCTAGGAAAACAGCTGGTATTCCCAGACATAGTCCATACCACACAGAGACCAGACATAGTTATATGGTCTCCCAAGGACAAGAAACTGGTGATGATAGAACTCACTGTACCCTGGGAGACTAGGTGTGATGAGGCCTACGAGCGGAAAATGGGAAAGTACACTGAGCTACAAGAACAGTGTAAAAGTCGTGGTTGGAGTGCCTGGCTGTTCCCCGTTGAAATAGGGTGCAGAGGATTTCCAGCCCAATCAGTATGGAGAATGCTCAGCAACATTGGGATCAAGGGAGGTGACAGGAAGAAGGCTGTAGGCAGACTTGGACAAGCTGCAGAAAAAGCGTCCAACTGGCTGTGGATGAtgcgagaggagaagagctggacgcTAAACCACTGACCCGTAGTGTTTGGCAAACACTACGGATCCACTGCCCGGAGAGTGTCCTGGGATTAAAGGATAGAAACACTTGATGATAGGCAGTtcccagctgatgagtcagtggtttatgcagtagtatctgtattctacacatcattaggcatttttaaaataaaagtaagttTAAAACACTATACATA contains the following coding sequences:
- the LOC127878360 gene encoding uncharacterized protein LOC127878360 gives rise to the protein MIWKAGIETRTGRKWSASQAVAQAESRLRHKDIIGTTAIGRQGLGSSKPQRWSTAGKKERSQMVQYEIRLSEEEDRRARAVGMGGHCAWTQWQTTERHLTWVDIWHYEPLRLKFLLRSVYDLLPSPVNLHRWGIVEDPKCQLCDKPGTMQHTLSSCQTALTQGRYRWRHDTVLKELADILERERRKTRPTNKKAVPTIKFVKEGQTAKKARTAATSILDESERWEMKVDLGKQLVFPDIVHTTQRPDIVIWSPKDKKLVMIELTVPWETRCDEAYERKMGKYTELQEQCKSRGWSAWLFPVEIGCRGFPAQSVWRMLSNIGIKGGDRKKAVGRLGQAAEKASNWLWMMREEKSWTLNH